DNA from Salinispora arenicola:
CGGGAAAAGGCGCCCTGCGTGACGTCCCTACCCATGTGCCCCTCCCGGCGCTGAGGTGACGGAACGATGCTGTTCCGCAGCGCATTGTGAACCATTTACGGTAAGAGTGCCCAACCAGGCGGGCCAGAGCCGGCCGCACCCCGGGCGTCGCTCCTGTCCGCCACGTCTCGTTCGCGAGGACTTGACACCATCACTTACGAGTGGTTGATTACTTACATGGGGAGCAAGCCACGGCAGCGCTCGACCGCCGACGAGCGCCGACAGACTGTGCTGAACACGGCGATCCGCGCTTTCGCGGCAAAGGGCTACTACGGCACCACGACAGTCGAGGTCGCCAAGGCCGCGGGGATCTCACAGGGCTACCTGTACCGGCTGTTTCCCGACAAGGAGTCGCTGTTCGTCGCGGTGATCGAGCATTGCTCGCAACGTCTGCGTGAGAACATCGCCACCGCCATGGCGAGTGTGACCAGCACGGAGCCGTCGGTCGTACTCGCCCAGCTGTCTGCCTCCTACCTCGCCCTCATCGCCGACCGTGACCTGCTGATGCTGCTCATGCATGGCAACTGCGCGGCTGGCGAACCGGCCATCCGCGAGGCCGTACGGCGGTGTTACGCCCAGCAGGTCGAGTACGTCAGGGCCGCGTCGGGCGCCTCGGACGAGGAACTACACCACTACTTCGCCGAATCACTGCTGGCCAACGTCGTGGTCGCCATCGGCGCCGACTCTCTCGATGCCCCCTGGGCGCGCACCCTGCGCGCCTGACCCTTGTCCGCGGGCCGCTTCGGCGGCCCTCTCTTTTTGCCATTTATGTAAGCGGTCAACCGCTTACTGGAAGGAATCCTGTGCCCCACACCACGCGCCGAACAGGGCCGCTCCTGGCACTCCTGGCCCTAGCCCAGTTCATCAGCGCCATCGACTACAACATCGTCTACGTGGCCCTACCCGAGATCGGGCGGGAAGTCGGATTCTCCGCCCAGACCCTGCAGTGGGTGGTCAGCGCATATGCCGTGGCATTCGGCGGGTTCCTGCTCCTCGGGGGGCGAGCCGCCGACCTGTTGGGCCGGCGTCGCATGTTCGCCCTGGCCCTGACCCTGTACGGTGTTTCGTCCCTTGCCGGTGCGCTGGCAGGCACGCCCGGTCTGCTCG
Protein-coding regions in this window:
- a CDS encoding TetR/AcrR family transcriptional regulator — translated: MGSKPRQRSTADERRQTVLNTAIRAFAAKGYYGTTTVEVAKAAGISQGYLYRLFPDKESLFVAVIEHCSQRLRENIATAMASVTSTEPSVVLAQLSASYLALIADRDLLMLLMHGNCAAGEPAIREAVRRCYAQQVEYVRAASGASDEELHHYFAESLLANVVVAIGADSLDAPWARTLRA